From a region of the Archocentrus centrarchus isolate MPI-CPG fArcCen1 chromosome 18, fArcCen1, whole genome shotgun sequence genome:
- the LOC115796591 gene encoding coxsackievirus and adenovirus receptor-like gives MTAVPASLCCAVLLFSCVFAEPKTITAEPGQTVTLPCRAPNNNFIVVDWSRADLDPEYIFLYRDGHFDADNQHPSFKNRVELQDRQMKDGDVSVILKDVTTADSGKYECRIKEKGTSRAVLGSEPISTITLRVVARTGQVGRSNDGEDEDDGSAGLTAGLSVCAGLLVVVAAVVGLLIYRSKTESSQ, from the exons ATGACTGCTGTACCTGCGTCGCTCTGCTgcgctgtgctgctgttttcctgtgtgtttgctg aacCGAAAACCATCACAGCTGAGCCTGGACAGACCGTCACTCTGCCATGTCGAGCTCCAAATAACAACTTCATAGTTGTAGACTGGAGCAGAGCAGATCTGGACCCAGAATATATCTTTTTGTATCGGGACGGGCACTTTGATGCAGACAaccagcatccatcctttaagaaccgggtggagctgcaggacagacagatgaaggatggagacgtgtctgtgatTCTGAAGGATGTGACGACTGCTGATAGTGGAAAATACGAGTGTCGCATCAAGGAAAAAGGAACAAGCAGAGCTGTTCTAGGATCTGAGCCCATCAGCACCATCACCCTGAGAGTTGTTGCTCGtacag gtcaggTAGGAAGGAGTAACGATGGAGAGGATGAGGACGATGGATCTGCTGGGCTGACAGCTGGTCTGTCAGTTTGTGCTggacttcttgttgttgttgcagctgTTGTTGGACTTTTGATCTACAGATCAAAAACAGAGTCAAGCCAGTGA
- the LOC115796768 gene encoding programmed cell death 1 ligand 1-like has translation MTAVPASLCCTVLLLSCVFADQKILTAETGQTVILPCQAQNNNDPELVVEWSRADLDPEYVLLFRDGHFDPVKQHPSFKNRVDLQDKEMKDGDVSLILKDVTTNDAGTYECRIRKKSTSRAVLRFEPISIITLRVFPPGQVGRSNAGEDEDDGSAGLKAGLSVCAGLLVVVTAVVGLLIYRHKKQQRLKCL, from the exons ATGACTGCTGTACCTGCGTCGCTCTGCTGCACTGTGCTGCTTTTATcctgtgtgtttgctg accAGAAAATCCTCACAGCTGAGACTGGACAAACTGTCATCCTGCCCTGTCAAGCTCAAAACAACAATGATCCTGAACTCGTTgtagagtggagcagagctgactTGGACCCAGAATATGTCCTTTTGTTCCGGGATGGTCACTTTGATCCAGTCAAacagcatccatcctttaagaaccgggtggatctgcaggacaaagagatgaaggatggagacgtgtctttGATTCTGAAGGATGTGACGACCAATGATGCTGGAACATACGAGTGTCgtatcagaaaaaaaagcacaagcaGAGCTGTTCTAAGATTTGAGcccatcagcatcatcaccctTAGAGTTtttcctccag gtcaggTAGGAAGGAGTAACGCTGGAGAGGATGAGGACGATGGATCTGCTGGGCTGAAAGCTGGTCTGTCAGTTTGTGCTGGgcttcttgttgttgttacaGCTGTTGTTGGACTTTTGATCtacagacacaaaaaacaacagaggCTGAAATGTCTCTGA